In a genomic window of Zingiber officinale cultivar Zhangliang chromosome 9B, Zo_v1.1, whole genome shotgun sequence:
- the LOC122024221 gene encoding BAG family molecular chaperone regulator 7-like isoform X2 produces the protein MAGFFPFDLVDLLSPPSFSYFESSISAFPAPFAPPPSALLVNGLHRHRLLDHAFDLLSPTSFFHPDLLPPSAIDFHAAADHAFAFDRSSFASFKRLSDQADAELCLRDLSDRVTALELGRRARGPDLDRKYKWTATDKAGGERAVKYTAEIKGAEESEGFDRKFVWAAEAKGAGKRNLKWSAEFKGKGRHSPLSRTYTWQTLTNPHGEEEKSKKEKNDKKGKKENAGTVHVVEIEEENPGPIAIRKAFTKRCAKGKQKELTRQDAALLIQMTFRAHLARRSQVLHCLRELAVAKSRLKDIRALFYNFSYRRRIASDAEELQRFTEKIIVLLLTVEGIEGPDYMVRAAKKSMVDELEAMMEAVDPQPATKLASMKRRKFDLPDGGQISKEMMEGVAEVVQMLDEE, from the exons ATGGCTGGATTCTTCCCCTTCGATCTCGTCGATCTCCTCTCCCCGCCTTCCTTCTCCTACTTCGAGTCTTCGATCTCGGCCTTCCCTGCCCCCTTCGCGCCTCCTCCCTCCGCGCTGCTCGTCAACGGCCTCCACCGCCACCGCCTCCTCGACCACGCCTTCGACCTCCTCAGCCCCACGTCCTTCTTCCACCCCGATCTCCTCCCTCCCTCCGCGATCGACTTCCATGCAGCCGCTGACCACGCCTTCGCCTTCGATCGCTCCTCGTTCGCCTCCTTCAAGCGCCTCAGCGACCAGGCGGACGCGGAGCTCTGCCTCCGGGACCTCAGCGACCGGGTCACCGCCTTGGAGCTCGGACGCCGGGCCCGGGGCCCGGATCTGGACCGCAA GTACAAGTGGACCGCGACTGACAAGGCGGGCGGAGAGAGGGCGGTGAAGTATACGGCGGAGATCAAGGGGGCGGAGGAGAGTGAGGGGTTTGATCGGAAGTTTGTGTGGGCGGCTGAGGCCAAAGGGGCTGGGAAGAGGAATCTCAAGTGGTCCGCGGAGTTCAAGGGGAAGGGCAGGCACTCCCCGCTTAGCCGTACCTACACATGGCAGACGCTGACTAACCCTCacggagaggaggagaagagcaaaaaggaaaagaatgataaaaaaggaaagaaagaaaacgcAGGCACCGTTCATGTGGTGGAGATCGAGGAGGAGAACCCCGGACCCATTGCCATCAGAAAG GCTTTTACCAAGAGATGTGCCAAAGGAAAACAGAAGGAACTAACACGGCAGGATGCCGCACTGTTAATCCAAATGACTTTTAGGGCTCATTTGGCCCGCCGCTCTCAGGTTCTCCACTGCCTGCGTGAGCTTGCAGTGGCTAAATCTAGGCTGAAGGACATCCGAGCTTTGTTCTATAATTTCTCTTATCGTAGACGTATAGCAAGTGATGCTGAAGAACTCCAAAGATTCACCGAGAAAATTATTGTTCTCCTGTTAACTGTCGAAGGCATTGAG GGGCCGGATTATATGGTGCGAGCAGCAAAGAAGTCAATGGTCGATGAACTCGAAGCAATGATGGAGGCAGTTGATCCACAACCGGCGACAAAGCTAGCATCCATGAAGCGCAGGAAGTTTGATCTCCCTGATGGTGGTCAAATCTCGAAGGAAATGATGGAAGGTGTTGCTGAGGTCGTCCAGATGCTGGATGAGGAATGA
- the LOC122024221 gene encoding BAG family molecular chaperone regulator 7-like isoform X1, whose product MAGFFPFDLVDLLSPPSFSYFESSISAFPAPFAPPPSALLVNGLHRHRLLDHAFDLLSPTSFFHPDLLPPSAIDFHAAADHAFAFDRSSFASFKRLSDQADAELCLRDLSDRVTALELGRRARGPDLDRKYTCTAELGLGRKYKWTATDKAGGERAVKYTAEIKGAEESEGFDRKFVWAAEAKGAGKRNLKWSAEFKGKGRHSPLSRTYTWQTLTNPHGEEEKSKKEKNDKKGKKENAGTVHVVEIEEENPGPIAIRKAFTKRCAKGKQKELTRQDAALLIQMTFRAHLARRSQVLHCLRELAVAKSRLKDIRALFYNFSYRRRIASDAEELQRFTEKIIVLLLTVEGIEGPDYMVRAAKKSMVDELEAMMEAVDPQPATKLASMKRRKFDLPDGGQISKEMMEGVAEVVQMLDEE is encoded by the exons ATGGCTGGATTCTTCCCCTTCGATCTCGTCGATCTCCTCTCCCCGCCTTCCTTCTCCTACTTCGAGTCTTCGATCTCGGCCTTCCCTGCCCCCTTCGCGCCTCCTCCCTCCGCGCTGCTCGTCAACGGCCTCCACCGCCACCGCCTCCTCGACCACGCCTTCGACCTCCTCAGCCCCACGTCCTTCTTCCACCCCGATCTCCTCCCTCCCTCCGCGATCGACTTCCATGCAGCCGCTGACCACGCCTTCGCCTTCGATCGCTCCTCGTTCGCCTCCTTCAAGCGCCTCAGCGACCAGGCGGACGCGGAGCTCTGCCTCCGGGACCTCAGCGACCGGGTCACCGCCTTGGAGCTCGGACGCCGGGCCCGGGGCCCGGATCTGGACCGCAAGTACACTTGTACGGCCGAGCTCGGCCTCGGCCGCAAGTACAAGTGGACCGCGACTGACAAGGCGGGCGGAGAGAGGGCGGTGAAGTATACGGCGGAGATCAAGGGGGCGGAGGAGAGTGAGGGGTTTGATCGGAAGTTTGTGTGGGCGGCTGAGGCCAAAGGGGCTGGGAAGAGGAATCTCAAGTGGTCCGCGGAGTTCAAGGGGAAGGGCAGGCACTCCCCGCTTAGCCGTACCTACACATGGCAGACGCTGACTAACCCTCacggagaggaggagaagagcaaaaaggaaaagaatgataaaaaaggaaagaaagaaaacgcAGGCACCGTTCATGTGGTGGAGATCGAGGAGGAGAACCCCGGACCCATTGCCATCAGAAAG GCTTTTACCAAGAGATGTGCCAAAGGAAAACAGAAGGAACTAACACGGCAGGATGCCGCACTGTTAATCCAAATGACTTTTAGGGCTCATTTGGCCCGCCGCTCTCAGGTTCTCCACTGCCTGCGTGAGCTTGCAGTGGCTAAATCTAGGCTGAAGGACATCCGAGCTTTGTTCTATAATTTCTCTTATCGTAGACGTATAGCAAGTGATGCTGAAGAACTCCAAAGATTCACCGAGAAAATTATTGTTCTCCTGTTAACTGTCGAAGGCATTGAG GGGCCGGATTATATGGTGCGAGCAGCAAAGAAGTCAATGGTCGATGAACTCGAAGCAATGATGGAGGCAGTTGATCCACAACCGGCGACAAAGCTAGCATCCATGAAGCGCAGGAAGTTTGATCTCCCTGATGGTGGTCAAATCTCGAAGGAAATGATGGAAGGTGTTGCTGAGGTCGTCCAGATGCTGGATGAGGAATGA